In the Advenella kashmirensis WT001 genome, one interval contains:
- a CDS encoding flavin reductase family protein: MQVQNQNASQVDLRKFAGQFAAGVAVISTSDSNGKGTGVTMTAVLSLSLNPPLFLVSLANNSNTLDAINESGHFCINFLSDQQAEISNVFATKGEDKLKNVDFTHGLTGSPCIIGAVAHGECEVQQRYVAGDHTILIGRVVRTAIHGGNPLVYHSGKYVSLNQLEKAA, translated from the coding sequence ATGCAAGTTCAAAACCAAAATGCTTCTCAAGTCGATCTTCGTAAATTTGCCGGCCAGTTTGCCGCTGGCGTAGCAGTGATATCCACATCAGACTCAAATGGAAAAGGCACTGGCGTGACAATGACTGCGGTACTGTCGCTGTCTTTAAACCCGCCTTTGTTCCTGGTCAGTCTCGCGAACAATTCAAATACGCTTGATGCCATCAACGAAAGCGGGCATTTTTGCATCAATTTTTTATCCGACCAGCAAGCTGAAATTTCAAATGTATTTGCCACAAAAGGCGAAGACAAGCTTAAAAATGTAGATTTTACTCATGGCCTGACCGGCAGCCCGTGCATAATCGGCGCCGTAGCCCATGGAGAGTGTGAAGTCCAGCAGCGGTATGTGGCCGGAGATCATACGATACTCATTGGTCGTGTCGTCCGAACAGCGATACATGGCGGGAACCCACTTGTGTATCACAGCGGTAAATATGTTTCGCTGAATCAACTCGAGAAAGCAGCTTAA